Below is a genomic region from bacterium.
CACATCCCGCAGGACGAGCTGGTGCGCCTCATCACGAAGGCGGGGCGCAGGCCCATCGAGCGCAGTACCACCTACGAGGAGATCCGGGCATGGCAGTAGGCCCCGCGCAGGAGTCGCTGGCCGCGCTGCTCGCCCGCGCGGCGGCCGGCGGGCGCCTGAGCCCCGCCGAAGGGCTGCATCTGTTCGAGGCGGCCGACCTGCTTGCCCTCGGCGAGGCCGCCGACCGGCGGCGCGCAGCGCTCCACCCCGAGCGGCGGGTGAGCTTCATCCTCGATCGCAACATCAACTACACGAACGTCTGCAACGTGTACTGCAAGTTCTGCGCCTTCTACCGCGCCCCGGGGAAGCGGGACACCTACCTGCTCACGCGTGAGGAGCTGGCCGAGAAGATCGAGGAGACCCTCGCCGTCGGCGGCACGCAGATCCTCATGCAGGGCGGCGTGCACCCGGACCTGAAGATCGACTGGTACGAGGAGCTGCTCGCCTGGATCAAGGCGCGCTACGCCATCCACCTGCACGCCTTCAGCCCGATC
It encodes:
- a CDS encoding radical SAM protein, with protein sequence MAVGPAQESLAALLARAAAGGRLSPAEGLHLFEAADLLALGEAADRRRAALHPERRVSFILDRNINYTNVCNVYCKFCAFYRAPGKRDTYLLTREELAEKIEETLAVGGTQILMQGGVHPDLKIDWYEELLAWIKARYAIHLHAFSPI